The sequence below is a genomic window from Deinococcus terrestris.
AGATGAACATATAGGCCGAGTCGTAGCCCACCTCGTCGTAGAGGCTCAGCGTTTCCTGAAAGTCTTCCTCCGTCTCGCCGGGAAAGCCCACGATGATGTCGGTCGCCAGGACCGCGTGCGGCAGGTGCTTGCGGATGGTGGCGATGTGCGAGAGGTACTTCTCGCGAGTGTACTCGCGGGCCATGCGGCGCAGCACCCGGTTGGAGCCGCTCTGCACGGGTAGGTGCACGAACTCGCACACGGCGGGCGTCTCGGCCATCGCGGCGGCCACGTCCTCCGTGAAGTTCATGGGGTGGCTGGTCGTGAACTTGACCCGGCGCACGCCCGAGCGCCCCACCTGCCGCAGCAGGTCGGCGAAGGAGGGGTATCCGGCGAGCCTCGCCCCCTGGTCCACCCCGTAGGCGTTCACGTTCTGGCCCAGCAGCGTGACCTCCTGCACCCCGGCGGCGAGTTGCAGGTCCAGTTCGCGCAGGATGTCGTCGGGGTGGCGGCTGACCTGCGGCCCGCGCGTGGTGGGCACGATGCAGTAGGTGCAGTGGTGGTCGCAGCCACGCATGATCGTGAGGTGCGCTTGCAGCTTGCCCGTGGGGGGCGGCGGGATGTGCTCATGCAGCTCGTCCTTGAATTGCAGGCCCCAGAAGCGCTCGTTGCTCTCCAGCGCCTTGCCGATATCGAGCAGGCTGCCCGGCCCCAGCAGCACGTCCACCTCGAACTTGCGGGCGATCTGCTGGCCTTCTTCCAGCTGCGCGAGGCAGCCCATCATGCCGACGACGAGGGGCCGCTGCTGCTTTTGCTTGCGCAGGTCGCCCAGCACCGAGCGGACCTTGTCCACGGGTTTGCCGCGCACCGCGCAGGTGTTGATCAGGACGAAATCGGCCTCGTCCACGCTGGCGACCATGTCCGCGCCGAAGCTGACGAGTTGCGACTCGACCAGATGGGTGTCGTACTCGTTCATCTGGCAGCCG
It includes:
- the miaB gene encoding tRNA (N6-isopentenyl adenosine(37)-C2)-methylthiotransferase MiaB, which produces MKAHLITYGCQMNEYDTHLVESQLVSFGADMVASVDEADFVLINTCAVRGKPVDKVRSVLGDLRKQKQQRPLVVGMMGCLAQLEEGQQIARKFEVDVLLGPGSLLDIGKALESNERFWGLQFKDELHEHIPPPPTGKLQAHLTIMRGCDHHCTYCIVPTTRGPQVSRHPDDILRELDLQLAAGVQEVTLLGQNVNAYGVDQGARLAGYPSFADLLRQVGRSGVRRVKFTTSHPMNFTEDVAAAMAETPAVCEFVHLPVQSGSNRVLRRMAREYTREKYLSHIATIRKHLPHAVLATDIIVGFPGETEEDFQETLSLYDEVGYDSAYMFIYSPRPGTPSYKHFQDLPRELKTERLQRLIVRQKEWSARKNAEKVGTVQELLLRGDAHDSGFLEGHTRGNHPTVVPKALGATGAGLYRARIEHATPHMLYGRLIGEDGQDLPELPRFNPEAAALSSPLQMV